ATACCCCATATCATATGCAGTCTGGACACCTTCCCAACGATAAGTGAAGTTAAGTATATTCACTCCTAATAATATTCCATCTATCTTCCCATCATTCAAGATTTTACTTACTTCGTTCCCTGTTTGATGAGAAGATAACACAATGTGATCAATGAGACCTTCTTTTTGACATTGAAGAAGTCCTTCATATTGTCCACCTGGCTTCATTGCAAGCTCATAATGTTCAAGTTTTCTAATACACCAAATATGATAAAAATCTATTTTTTTAACACCTAATCGTTCAATTGATCGTTTTACCGCCGCAATTGCTTTTTCTGCTGTATCTAATTTTGTAGGCATCCCTTTTGTTGAAACATAGAATTGCCCTGGCATATCTTTAAAAGCCTCACCATATATTAATTCACTGGTATCATTGCAATAGCCTGGTGCTGTATCAAAATAGTTGATTCCTTTACTGTTAGCATAACGAACCAACTCTGCATTTTCTTCTAGTGACCTTGATTCGTCAAATCTCATACCTCCAAAACCAACTGCTGACACTTTTTTCCCAGTATTTCCATATTCTTTATAGATCATAATATATAACTCCTTCCATAGCCAACTTAAAAATGTCCTCATGATTACAAGAGTTAGTATAACTGCTAGAGTTAACTCTAAGTCAAGGTTTTTATAAGATAAGCTATGATTTTTTATTAATACTATTATTCTCTATAAAGTATTATATAATTAATTACTTTGATACTGTGTTTTTACCATAGATGCAAATATTCCTTGTTGCTCTTCTAACTGTGAAGGTGTACCTGTTTCCACTATAGAACCGTCTTTGATAACCACGATTTTATCAGCTCCTGAAACAGTTCTCATACGGTGAGCAATAATTAGAACTGTTTTGTTTTTTATAAGTTCACTTAAGGCATTTTGAATTTTACTCTCATTCTCAGTATCAAGGGATGCTGTAGCCTCATCAAGCAAGATGATAGGAGTGTCTTTTAACATTGCTCTAGCTATTGATATACGCTGTCTTTCTCCTCCTGATAACCTCTCTCCATTTTCACCTATCAAGGTATCATATCCTTCTGGAAGCTTATTAATGAACTCATGACACCTAGCAAGCTTAGCTGCAGCAATTACTTCAGCATCAGTAGCATCTTTCTTACCAATACGGATGTTATCCATGACACTTGAATTAAAAAGTGTTACATCCTGAAATACTATAGAATAATTGTCTAGAAGAGTCTCTGGATCAACTTGTGATATATCTTCTCCACCCAAGGTAATAGTACCTCTATCTATATCCCAGAATCTTGCAGCCAGCTTTGCTAGTGTACTTTTACCTCCACCTGAAGGTCCTACTAGCGCTGTCACCTCACCCTGCTTAGCTATAAAGCTTACATTCTTCAATGTTTGCACACCGTCTTGATAAGAAAAGTCTACATTTTTAAATTTTATATCATAGTTCTTAGGATAAAACTCAGTTTTTCCTTCTTGTCTTGGCATTTCATCCATCTCTTTCATACGTTTAATCCGAACGTTTAGAAAGATAAGCAATGCAAAATTATTCATTACATCCATTATAGGGTTATAAATACGTGCAGAAACTACAAGAAATACAAGATACGTAAAAATATTTATAGACCCTGTTGATAACAGATAAGCTCCATATAGTATAACACTTGGAAGTCCTAGCTTTAATAATACATAAGACAAGTTGATAAAAGCACCTATCAAAAGTTCTCCTTTAATAAGATGTTTTTCATAATTATCCAATTTTGAATTAAGATTATCAGAATAAGCTTCTTCTCTGTTGTAGGATTTTATTTCATGAGCTGAATCAAGTCCTTCTTGAATTTTATCTGATATATCTCTTTTTATATTATAAAGCTTATAATGCATTTTATCTTGAAACTTCTTGGACAGATAAAATACCAAAGCTGCAACTGGAACTACCCAAAATACTGCAATAGACAGCCTCCAATTATAAAAAAACAACATAATTCCCATAATTACAACAGTTAATATTGATGCATATATTTGAGGCACTGAATGTGAAAAAAGCAATTCTACCTGTGTAGCATCTTCCATTATTGTTGAACTAAGGTCAGCAATATCCTTTTTACCAAAGAAAGCTAATGGTAATTTCCTTAGTGTTTCAGCTAGACTAATACGTCTTCTTGCACTCTCTTCATAGATTTTGGTGTAAGCTGAATCATATTGAAAATAAGCAATAACAAACATTACTATGAAAAAGGCTACAGACATAATAACGTAATAAAGAATACTGTTCTTCTGGCTATTTGAAGAGTTCAAAAGGATACTCATATATTCATCTAAAAACTTGAAACTAAGGACTACAGGAACCATAAAACTAATTTCCATTATTACAGTCCAAATTATTGATCTTAGAAGGTCTTTTGCACCTTTTTCAGACATTGCATATTTATTCTGAAAATATTTAAGCATATTGTCTTCCCCCTTTTACATATTCTTCAGTTTTAATCTTCCATGCTATAGAGGTCTGGTATTCATCCCACATTTTCTTATATGTACCATTTTTCTTAATAAGTTCACCGTGTTTTCCTGATTCTATGATTCTACCATCTTCTATAACCAATATTCTATCTACATTCTGTACACTTGTAAGACGATGAGCAATCATTAAAGTAGTTTTATCACGGCTGACCTCTTTTAAGGCTTTTTGTATTAGATGTTCATTTTCAGGATCTGCAAAAGCGGTAGCCTCATCTAACAATACAATAGGGGCATTCTTCACAATTGCCCTTGCAAGTGCAATTCTTTGTTGTTCTCCTCCTGAGAGATATGTTCCTTTTGATCCTATTACAGTGTCAAGTCCATCTTCTAGATTATCTATGATATCTCTGGATTGTGAGAAATCAATTGCTCTATTTACTTCTTTTTCTCCTACATTTTCTTTACCAAAGATTATGTTTTCTCTTAATGAACCTTTAAAAAGCTTGGTACTCTGAAAAACAAATGAAATATTGTCCATAAGTTCTTTTTTAGGAATATCTTTAACATTAATTCCTCCTATTAATATTTCCCCTTCATCTGCATCCCAAAAACGGGCTGCTAATCTAGCAATAGTCGTTTTTCCTCCTCCAGAAGCTCCTACAAGCGCTATAGTTTCACCTTGATTCAATTTGAAGCTGATCTTATCTATAGCACGTTTATCGCTACCTTCATAAGAAAATACTACGTCCTTGAACTCTAAACTATGATCTTTTATATTTTTTTCATTACTGGAATAGCTCATGTTAGGATATTCTAAGAGATTATCTAGTCTATCAATAGCTTGCTGGGCAATCAACGTATTTTGCTGAAAATGCATTGATTTCATCAATAGCATAGTGAATATAGGAGATATAAGAATGTAAAAAATAAAGTCGGCTAGTACAAGTGGAAGATTCTCTCCTCTTCCTATCAAAAAGATAGCCATGGGAACTAAAAAGAATGCTGCTGCTTGCATGATTACAATGTAAAAAGACATTGGTCTTCTCCAAAGAAGAGTGTATGCAAGAACCATCTCTTTATATTTAATTATACTGTTATAGAATCGTTTGAAAGAAAATATACTCTGACCAAAGGTTTTTACAACTGGAATACCTCTAATATATTCCACTGATTCCGAACTCATTTCCTCCAATGAATCATAATATTTTCTTTGAAATTCTTTACCTACAGTGGTTGACATGAACTTCATTGTTATAAAACCTAGAATAATCGGAATTAGAGAAGCAATACCCATTCTCCAGTCCACTATGAAAATCAAGGCTATAAGTATAATTGGTGAAACGATACTACCTGCCATATCCGGTAGCTGATGTGCTAAAAATGAATGTGTTGTTCCTGCTCCATCATTGACAATCTTTCGTATTTTTCCACTTGAATTATTATCAAAAAAACCAAGAGGCATAGATATTATCTTTTCCATACCAACTTTTTGCATTCCTACCTCTACACGAAATGCAGCAAGATGCGAGCTTAATAGTGCGCAAAAATATACTACTATTCCTCCTATTGCACTTGCAAAAGCAATCCACGCATAAAAGCCTACATTTGACATATCAATGGATTGTGGCGATGATAGTATATCACGTACTATATACCATACAAGAACAAAAGGTAAAATGTTAAGTCCTGCTGATACTCCAGACAATACTAATGATAAGGGCAATAGAGCTTTTTTCTTGCCCATATAAGGTGTAAACCTTTTTAAAATAAATGTTTTTTTATTTTTTGCCATACTGTTGTTCATCCTCCTATTATAATTTATTTTAATAAAATGTTAGATATATCTAACTTAATTCCCAAAAAAAATATAAGCTGAATAAGTTAGCTATATTTTTTCTCTTTGGTAAATTTAGTCAGTAATTATTATAAACCTAAATTCTTATTTTTTCAACTAGAGATTTGATTGAATTAAACTATTTTAAATGTTTTTTCAATCCCCTTGTACTCTAGATTCCTGTGAATTGGTTGGTTTGCTGGTTGTATCTATATTCTATACTATTTAATTTATTTTCAAGTTCTTCAGCCTTCATTCCATAGTTACTGCATAAATCCTCTAAAGAACTGAATTCATCTCTTAATTTCATATTAATTATACTTAATAATATGTATGGATCCATAGATAATAGCTTTTGTTTATCCATTTTAGTTCACCTGCCTTGTTGAAGTGTAATTTATAGCTTTTTATTATGATATGATATTGTGTGGGGTAAGTCAATATTATTTTAGGTTTTATGTTTAGGTTATAGTGCAAGTAAGTTAGAAAAAAACATGTCAGCTTTAAATTTATAAGTGACATGTTTTTTATTCGCTTAATTAATGTATAGTTAGACTATTATTTTTTATATTACACCTAGGAGTTTTAATAGTCCTATGCAATCTTTGTAACTCGCTATGTATAAACATTGATTAGCACATGTTAATTTATCGGATTGTTTAGTTATGTATTCTTTTACAAACTTCCTATCTTCCTCATTAAGGAATTAATTATTGTTTCAAATCTATGCTTGTTATTATCTAGGTAGCAATCTAATTCTTGGTATTCCACGTCTGTATTAATAAAATCTCTATAAGTTGCATCTAACATTTTTACTGCAAAATAATTAAATTTTTCAGTGATATCTACCATAAAATCATACCTCCATTCTTGAATTACTATCGTAAACAGGGTATAATAGATTTACCTCTATTCTTGATAGTGGGATGTAAGAAGTGGTGTATAGCTTACCGGGCGTTCACCGCTTCTTTTTATTTGTTTTTTAAGTCGCTTTCCAACTTACCTATTCCTCGTCTAATACTTTCGGCTCTATTCACTTGATATTCATTACAATACTTCTCAAGTATTTCTTCACTTTTTTTATCTAGCCGAACATGTATTGATTTGCCTTTAGGATTATCAGTTGGTCTGCCCACTTTTTTAGGCACGTATTCACCTCCTATTATTTTGTAGCCCATAATAACTATATAATATGTAGCCCAAAATGTCAAGGTAAAAAATACTGTGGATTATATTACAATCATACCTCTTTTTTTCAATCCTTTTTCTTTAACTTCCTAATGCTATTCCTTACAGCTTCATTTTTACTAATTTTATTAGCATTTGAATATTCCTCTAAGATTTCATAATGTTCTTTATCTAATCTTATAGTAAGACGTATATCTTTAGGATTTTCAGAAAAAGGTCTACCAACTTTTTTAGATATAATAACCACCTCCCTTTATTTGTTGGCTGACAATTTTATTATAATTCATGTCTGCCAATAATTAAAGTACTATTTTAATCTAAATAAATCTTTTAACATTTTAAATACCTTATTTTATATGTAACTTCGTTCTTCATATCAGAATATTTTTCAACAACATGCTTTGAATAATTCAACACATCATTTACACTTAAATTTTGTTCAGTATAGACTTCACCTTTTATTTAATATGGTCTTCTTTATGAATCTTTATTATTTGTAATTATCTTCTTATTTCTCCCTTGAAAATCTTTATAACATCACTTAGTTTAAATTGTCCATCTACGACAATTAACTTCCTAAAATTTGCTGTTTTATTACTATCAACAGAAATTAAAATGTAACAGAAATTTTAGGCGAATCAAAAATACCATCCCATCCATTAGTATTAAAGATATGAAAACTTAATTCCATTTCATCTATGCTATCTATATCATTTTCCAGTAATTCACTTTCAAGAAAAGTAATGGTATCATAAGATTTTTTTCCAGCCAACACTTTACTTGAAAAAATAGGATTAACCATAAATCCATTAATTGATACATCTCTAGCTTGGATGGTAGCATCTGTATCGCTATTATTTTCTATATATACGTGAACATCTGCACCCCAAAAACTTTTTGTACTATCTACTCTTTTCATAACAATTTTGAAACCTTTGTCCTCTAGGACTACAGTTCCACTATCATTATACTTT
The window above is part of the Vallitalea guaymasensis genome. Proteins encoded here:
- a CDS encoding ribbon-helix-helix domain-containing protein; the protein is MPKKVGRPTDNPKGKSIHVRLDKKSEEILEKYCNEYQVNRAESIRRGIGKLESDLKNK
- a CDS encoding ribbon-helix-helix protein, CopG family, with the translated sequence MVIISKKVGRPFSENPKDIRLTIRLDKEHYEILEEYSNANKISKNEAVRNSIRKLKKKD
- a CDS encoding ABC transporter ATP-binding protein, with the translated sequence MAKNKKTFILKRFTPYMGKKKALLPLSLVLSGVSAGLNILPFVLVWYIVRDILSSPQSIDMSNVGFYAWIAFASAIGGIVVYFCALLSSHLAAFRVEVGMQKVGMEKIISMPLGFFDNNSSGKIRKIVNDGAGTTHSFLAHQLPDMAGSIVSPIILIALIFIVDWRMGIASLIPIILGFITMKFMSTTVGKEFQRKYYDSLEEMSSESVEYIRGIPVVKTFGQSIFSFKRFYNSIIKYKEMVLAYTLLWRRPMSFYIVIMQAAAFFLVPMAIFLIGRGENLPLVLADFIFYILISPIFTMLLMKSMHFQQNTLIAQQAIDRLDNLLEYPNMSYSSNEKNIKDHSLEFKDVVFSYEGSDKRAIDKISFKLNQGETIALVGASGGGKTTIARLAARFWDADEGEILIGGINVKDIPKKELMDNISFVFQSTKLFKGSLRENIIFGKENVGEKEVNRAIDFSQSRDIIDNLEDGLDTVIGSKGTYLSGGEQQRIALARAIVKNAPIVLLDEATAFADPENEHLIQKALKEVSRDKTTLMIAHRLTSVQNVDRILVIEDGRIIESGKHGELIKKNGTYKKMWDEYQTSIAWKIKTEEYVKGGRQYA
- a CDS encoding DUF4250 domain-containing protein, with the translated sequence MDKQKLLSMDPYILLSIINMKLRDEFSSLEDLCSNYGMKAEELENKLNSIEYRYNQQTNQFTGI
- a CDS encoding ABC transporter ATP-binding protein codes for the protein MLKYFQNKYAMSEKGAKDLLRSIIWTVIMEISFMVPVVLSFKFLDEYMSILLNSSNSQKNSILYYVIMSVAFFIVMFVIAYFQYDSAYTKIYEESARRRISLAETLRKLPLAFFGKKDIADLSSTIMEDATQVELLFSHSVPQIYASILTVVIMGIMLFFYNWRLSIAVFWVVPVAALVFYLSKKFQDKMHYKLYNIKRDISDKIQEGLDSAHEIKSYNREEAYSDNLNSKLDNYEKHLIKGELLIGAFINLSYVLLKLGLPSVILYGAYLLSTGSINIFTYLVFLVVSARIYNPIMDVMNNFALLIFLNVRIKRMKEMDEMPRQEGKTEFYPKNYDIKFKNVDFSYQDGVQTLKNVSFIAKQGEVTALVGPSGGGKSTLAKLAARFWDIDRGTITLGGEDISQVDPETLLDNYSIVFQDVTLFNSSVMDNIRIGKKDATDAEVIAAAKLARCHEFINKLPEGYDTLIGENGERLSGGERQRISIARAMLKDTPIILLDEATASLDTENESKIQNALSELIKNKTVLIIAHRMRTVSGADKIVVIKDGSIVETGTPSQLEEQQGIFASMVKTQYQSN
- a CDS encoding aldo/keto reductase, with protein sequence MIYKEYGNTGKKVSAVGFGGMRFDESRSLEENAELVRYANSKGINYFDTAPGYCNDTSELIYGEAFKDMPGQFYVSTKGMPTKLDTAEKAIAAVKRSIERLGVKKIDFYHIWCIRKLEHYELAMKPGGQYEGLLQCQKEGLIDHIVLSSHQTGNEVSKILNDGKIDGILLGVNILNFTYRWEGVQTAYDMGYGVVAMNPLAGGAIPTHEKELSFLAEGNGSATEAALRFVISCPQISVALNGFTNKEHIDMACRIADEAKPMSDQELERIRKMVSQSMNEACTGCGYCDKCPKGIPIPSFMQLYNEKHVFHKSDEQMKNILNDSFEWGILAGKRGLESECIECGLCERECTQHLPIIERLKEISMWAGNQDS